The DNA window GGCCGATCGGGTATTGATCCAGCCAGCGCTCCCTGGCGCTGGCTTCCTCGGCGCGTTCTTCAGTGTTCTCCATTTCGGCTTTTCGAGCCTCCGTTTCGATCGTTCCTGCTGAAATGACGTTCGACCGGATTCCATGTTTGCCGTAGTGAGTCGCGATATTCCGCGAGAGTGCAAGCAACCCACTTTTCGCCTCGGAGTATCCCGTGAGTCCGATGCCGGACAGTCCATTCACCGAGCCGAGGTGGACCATCGAGCCACCACCCGCTGCGACCATCGCCGGGAGCGTCTCTTTTGAGAGCAAGAACTGACTTTTCAGATTCAAGTTGAGCATGTGCTCGAACGTCTCCTCGTCACACCGGTGAAGTAGATTCGCCGACTCGTCAGCTCCACCCGCGTTATTCACGAGAACACGGATCGCACCGAACTCATCTATTGCCGTGTCGACGAGCTTTCGCACCGCATCGCTATCAGTTACGTCACACTCGACGGGAACGACCCGTCCCTCGTGAGCGGCAGTTAGCTCTTCGGCAACCGGGTCGACTCGGTCGTACGATCGCGAACAGATAACTACTTTTCCGCCTGCCTCCGCAAACGTCGCGGCGATTTCTCGTCCGATCCCTTTCGATGCGCCGGTGACGATTGCTGGTCTGGCTGCTAACGAGAGTTCGACCATGATGTTATCCGTTACTCCTTACTATTATCAAGGTTTCGCATACGACAAAGATCGACTCGCCCTATATTCGGTACTCTTCGACAGTTGCCATGTCGATATTGACGCCGAGGCCAGGTCCAGTCGGTACGCTCAGTGTTCCCTCATCAACTTCGAACGGTGACTCGATGACGTCGTCTTCCCATGCGTAGTAGGTCGAATCCGGTGGGAGGGTGAACCCGGGGATTCCAGTGACTGCATGCAAAATTGCTGCGGTCCGAATACCCAGGTCGAACGCACAGTGGTGTGTGAACGGAACGCCAGCGTCCTCGGCGATTGCCGCCTGCTGCCGAAGCCCGGCAATCCCGCCGGCGGGGGTGAGATCCAGCACGCCGACGTCCATTGCACCCGCTTCGATCAGGGAACGGAGGTTGTTTGGAATGTATGTGTCCTCGTTCGGGGCGATCGGTTGGCGCAGTCGTCGTCGAAGCGTCGCCAGCGATCGGTGAGCGTTCGTCCGAATGGGTTGTTCCATGTATTGGAGATAGATCCCCGTATCTTCGAGGGTCGCCCCAACCCGTACCGCCTGATCGAGCGTCCACCCCTGATTCGGATCGAGCCGGAATTCGAGTTGGCCATCTACTTCGTCATGCATGGCCTCGATGCGAGCGATATCCTCCTTCCAGTTTCGCCCGGCTTTGGTTTTGAGCACGGAGAACCCCGCTTCGAGCGCTTCACGAGCCTTGACGCGAGACTCTTCCGGCGGGAGAATCCCGAGACAGAACGCGACTTCGACGGTCCGATCCCCGACAAGGGCGGTGTCGTCGGCGTCGCGGTACCTCGCATTCGTCGGTTCGGGGGCAGTCCAGCCACCCAAAAGCTCGTAGATGGGTTTTCCAGTGGACTTGCCGACGATATCCCAACACGCCGTTTCGACCGCAGAAAAGAACAGTTCGACGTTTGTGTACTCGATGAAAAGCTGGCGGCGCAGTCGTTCGATCTCGAACGGTGACTGTCCCTCGACGAGCGGCGCGATCCCGTCCTCGATGACGGATTCGGTCGCTGCAGGCGAGAGGAAGACGCGCATCTCTCCCCAACCGGAGAGCCCTTCATCGGTGTCAACCCGGACGAGTACGCGCTCCATGGAATCGACCTGACCGTGATTGGTCACGTACGGACCGATTCCCAACTCCTCTTCGAGTGGCGTTAACGGGACATCTACAGTGAACGCCGACACACCAGTGATTTTCATGGTTTGAAGTCAGGGGGAGGTATAAAAAATCCATCGGCTGGGGCGCGCTGTGTTACGAGCGTATCGTCGAACCGATCCACTCGAGTGACCGCTCCGGAAGCAACCCGTAGTTATAGATCGAGACTCGAGGAACGCCGCTCGTACGGAGCCCGTCAATGATCTCGCCGACGGTTTCTCGATCATGAAGGGCCGGATGGCCTGGCAGAATACCGACGTGAACTGGGATGTCGACTCCCGCTTCAACCGTGTGATACGCGTCCAAGACGGCCTCCCGTGACGATTCGTACGCCGGCACGCAGTAGTAGTCGACGTGAGTCGCGAGCTTCGAGAGGTCGGCCCCGACCATCCACTCCCGCCCGGGTGACGGCATTCCGGCATAGTATCCGAGCTTGGCGTCGCCAGCAACATCTGCCAGAGCCGAAAAGAGTCCTTCGAGCGTTCGCGTGCGGACGTCAGCGTACGCGGCCACATCACGATGCTCGTCCAGCCACGCTCCAGGATCCGTCTCGTGGGAGAGTCGGTTAGCGACAATGTCGTCGAGTGTCTCCGCTACTGTCTGACGGGCGCGCTCGACATCGAGATCAGCATCAGCCATTCGAGCGTTTGCGCAACACTCCTCACAGAAGCACAGGCCGAATAGGAACTCTCCGAGTGCCCCTAATCGAACGTGGATCTTCTGATGATGCCACCCGAACCCCGTCCCATAGAAATAATCGAACGTCTCGAGTTCGATTCGGTCGAAGTGATCCCGGTCGGCGAGGTCCCGAACGATATTTGTGAGGTACGACTGGACTGGCGGCTTCGACGGACAAAGACCGAAGACCAGGTCATCACCGTGAGCGTTTTCGATCGTTAACTCTCGGTGATCCATCCCGAGACGGGAGTTATGGCACCCAACGGTCCACGAGGTGAGTGAGATCGGGTCGGGCACTGCGTCGGCGATTGTGTCGATCCAGTCGCGATCCATGCCATCGTATGGTACTGGTTCGAGTTGCCCGTACTGGTCGTCCGGATAGAAGTATGAACTGGCTCGCGCGAAGAACGTCCGCCGGTCCGGGTTATGCGGTGTAAACGCCTGTACGGTGTGGTAGTTCGTCGCGAGATTTATTTCGTCGATTCCGGCGGAAGCGAGATTCTCGGTGATACGGTCGGATCCTTCCTCGAGGAAATCCCACGGGTACATCCACGTCGCGAAGTCCATGGTGGTACAGGTTCACTGGATAGTAAAAGAGTACGGAAAGCGGAAGGGGAGCCTACTCTTTCACCGCACCGCTCGTCATTCCCGCAACGATGTACTCCTCGAGGAACGCGAACAGGATCAGGATCGGGATGATCCCGATCACCGAGACCGTGAGCATCATTCGCCAGTCGGCCTGCAGCGCACCGACCATTGAGAAGACACCCCGGGGAATGTTGAACTTGCTGTCGTCCGTGAGGAAGGTAAGGACGAAGAGGAGTCTGTTCCACGCATAGAGAAACGTGTACGTGATGCTGGCCACGAGCGCGGGCTTCGCCAGCGGGAGGATGATCTTCCAGAGAATCTCGAACTGGCTCGCACCGTCGATCCGTGCCGACTCTTCCAACTCAATCGGGATGGTTTTGAAGTAGCCGTACAACATCCAGATATTGAACGGCAGTGTAAACGCGGCTGCGGGAATAATGACGGCCAAGTAGGTGTTGTACAGGCCGAAACTCACCATCACATCGAAGAGGCCGACGATGAGGACGACCGGGGCGAACATCTGGACGACAAGGACGGACAGCAAGAACGTCTTCTTGCCAACGAAATCGTTTCGAGCGCACGAGTACGCAGCCGGAATCGCCAGTACGAGCGCCAGTGCGACCGTTGCGATGGAGATCAGGAAGCTGTTCCCGATCCACAGCAGGACGTCGGTCTGTCCCCACACAGCGAGATACGCCTCGACGGTAAACTCCTCCGGCACCAGCGTCGCCGGCGTGGAGAAGATTTCCGGTTCCGGCTTGAACGTGCTCGCGATCATCGTGTAGAACGGAAACATCATTAGCCCGAGCAGCGCCAGTAGTCCCCCGTAGATCCGGACTTTTCGAAGCCCCGTTCGGTCGTGACCGGCCATCGTCATAGGCTCTCACCTCCGCGCGTGTACAGGCGCAAGTAGAGAACTGCGAACACGAGCAAGAAGGCGAATCCGATCACGCTGTACGCAGCAGCTTCGCCGAGGCTCCCTTGGTCGAACGCGACCCGGTAGATCCAGATGACGAGCGTCGCACTCGAGTTCATCGGGCCACCCCGGGTCATCGTCCAGATCACGTCGAAGCTAACGAACGTCCAGATCGTGGCTAGCAGCGTTGCGATCAAGATGACGCTCTTCAACTGTGGGAGGGTGATGTAGCGGAACTGGTGCCACCACTCTGCGCCGTCGATCGCGGCTGCTTCATAGAGATCGTCGGGGATGGATTGCAATCCGGCGAGGAAAATGATCGCCATAAAGGGCGTCCCGATCCAGACGTCCGCCAAGACGGCACCGAACCACGCGGTCGACGGATTACCCAGAACACCGATCGGACTCGAGATGAGTCCGAGTTCTAGAAGAATCGCGTTGAGAGAGCCGTACTGGGGATGGTGGATCCACCGGAAGACGACGGCTGAAATCGCATAGGGGATCCCCCACGGGATGAGAAACGCCGTCCGGAAGAATTTTCGCCCAGCTATCTCCTGATTCAGGTGCACCGCGATGAGCAAGCCGAGGACGGTCTTCAACATCACTGAGACAGCCACCCACCGGCCCGTCTGCCAGAGCAGCTGATAGAATATTTCGCTCTGGAGGATCGTCACGTAGTGTTCTACCCCGACGTACGTTTCGACGGGCGAGTTGGTCGGAGACTGGTACAACGACAGCCTGAACGTCTCCAAGATGGGGTAGGCGACCACCGAGAGCAGGAACACTATCGCTGGGGCGATCAGCAGGTACGGCGCGTAGCTTTCCCACACTTCCGTCCGAAGCCACTCGATTCGTGAGTCGGT is part of the Halosolutus amylolyticus genome and encodes:
- a CDS encoding SDR family NAD(P)-dependent oxidoreductase — its product is MVELSLAARPAIVTGASKGIGREIAATFAEAGGKVVICSRSYDRVDPVAEELTAAHEGRVVPVECDVTDSDAVRKLVDTAIDEFGAIRVLVNNAGGADESANLLHRCDEETFEHMLNLNLKSQFLLSKETLPAMVAAGGGSMVHLGSVNGLSGIGLTGYSEAKSGLLALSRNIATHYGKHGIRSNVISAGTIETEARKAEMENTEERAEEASARERWLDQYPIGRFGTPEEIADIALFLASDRASFITGSNIVADGGLTSGLPTSFLNEIYHADESPADE
- a CDS encoding carbohydrate ABC transporter permease, whose product is MTMAGHDRTGLRKVRIYGGLLALLGLMMFPFYTMIASTFKPEPEIFSTPATLVPEEFTVEAYLAVWGQTDVLLWIGNSFLISIATVALALVLAIPAAYSCARNDFVGKKTFLLSVLVVQMFAPVVLIVGLFDVMVSFGLYNTYLAVIIPAAAFTLPFNIWMLYGYFKTIPIELEESARIDGASQFEILWKIILPLAKPALVASITYTFLYAWNRLLFVLTFLTDDSKFNIPRGVFSMVGALQADWRMMLTVSVIGIIPILILFAFLEEYIVAGMTSGAVKE
- a CDS encoding carbohydrate ABC transporter permease, with translation MSSVKQEYNDRPTDSRIEWLRTEVWESYAPYLLIAPAIVFLLSVVAYPILETFRLSLYQSPTNSPVETYVGVEHYVTILQSEIFYQLLWQTGRWVAVSVMLKTVLGLLIAVHLNQEIAGRKFFRTAFLIPWGIPYAISAVVFRWIHHPQYGSLNAILLELGLISSPIGVLGNPSTAWFGAVLADVWIGTPFMAIIFLAGLQSIPDDLYEAAAIDGAEWWHQFRYITLPQLKSVILIATLLATIWTFVSFDVIWTMTRGGPMNSSATLVIWIYRVAFDQGSLGEAAAYSVIGFAFLLVFAVLYLRLYTRGGESL
- a CDS encoding mandelate racemase/muconate lactonizing enzyme family protein; the protein is MKITGVSAFTVDVPLTPLEEELGIGPYVTNHGQVDSMERVLVRVDTDEGLSGWGEMRVFLSPAATESVIEDGIAPLVEGQSPFEIERLRRQLFIEYTNVELFFSAVETACWDIVGKSTGKPIYELLGGWTAPEPTNARYRDADDTALVGDRTVEVAFCLGILPPEESRVKAREALEAGFSVLKTKAGRNWKEDIARIEAMHDEVDGQLEFRLDPNQGWTLDQAVRVGATLEDTGIYLQYMEQPIRTNAHRSLATLRRRLRQPIAPNEDTYIPNNLRSLIEAGAMDVGVLDLTPAGGIAGLRQQAAIAEDAGVPFTHHCAFDLGIRTAAILHAVTGIPGFTLPPDSTYYAWEDDVIESPFEVDEGTLSVPTGPGLGVNIDMATVEEYRI